The proteins below are encoded in one region of Zavarzinia compransoris:
- a CDS encoding NADH:flavin oxidoreductase, translated as MTSDASILFRPFDVKTLHMKNRVVMAPMTRDFSPNGVPGDNVVEYYRKRAAGGVGLIVTEGTTIDHPAASGSDNYPRFHGDALEGWKKVVAAVHAEGGLIAPQLWHLGMMRNAKAVFNPDVPSVGPSGLKVPGKRSGHTLTDSEIGDIIAAFAKGAVDAKAIGFDAAEFHGAHGYLIDQFFWDGTNERTDKWGGDLVARGRFGVEVVKAARAAVGPDFPLILRISQWKQQDFTKRLADSPAEWEAFITPFVDAGVDVFHCSTRRFWVPEFEGSDLNLAGWTKKLTGKPTITVGSVSLGGSDDFIAAFAGQGAEIAAIDDLVNRMEKGEFDLVAIGRALLANPDWPHLVEAGRFGDLKAYSKDVLVELV; from the coding sequence ATGACAAGCGACGCCAGCATCCTCTTCCGTCCGTTCGACGTGAAGACGCTTCACATGAAGAACCGGGTGGTCATGGCCCCGATGACCCGGGATTTCTCGCCCAACGGCGTGCCGGGCGACAATGTGGTCGAATATTACCGCAAGCGCGCGGCCGGCGGCGTCGGCCTGATCGTGACCGAAGGCACCACGATCGATCATCCCGCGGCCTCCGGCTCCGACAATTACCCCCGCTTCCACGGCGATGCGCTGGAGGGCTGGAAAAAGGTGGTCGCCGCGGTCCATGCCGAGGGCGGGCTGATCGCGCCCCAGCTCTGGCATCTCGGCATGATGCGGAACGCCAAGGCCGTGTTCAATCCGGACGTGCCGAGCGTCGGCCCCTCGGGCCTCAAGGTCCCGGGCAAGCGCAGCGGGCACACGCTGACCGACAGCGAGATCGGCGACATCATCGCCGCCTTCGCCAAGGGCGCGGTGGATGCCAAGGCGATCGGCTTCGATGCCGCCGAATTCCACGGCGCCCACGGCTATCTGATCGACCAGTTCTTCTGGGACGGCACCAACGAGCGCACCGACAAATGGGGCGGCGATCTCGTCGCCCGCGGCCGTTTCGGGGTCGAGGTGGTGAAGGCGGCGCGGGCCGCGGTCGGCCCCGACTTCCCGCTGATCCTGCGCATCTCGCAGTGGAAGCAGCAGGATTTCACCAAGCGGCTGGCCGACAGCCCGGCCGAATGGGAAGCCTTCATCACGCCCTTCGTCGATGCCGGCGTCGATGTCTTCCATTGCTCGACCCGGCGCTTCTGGGTGCCGGAATTCGAGGGCTCGGACCTCAATCTCGCCGGCTGGACCAAGAAGCTGACCGGCAAGCCGACGATCACGGTCGGCAGCGTTTCGCTTGGCGGTAGCGACGATTTCATCGCCGCCTTCGCCGGCCAGGGGGCGGAGATCGCCGCGATCGACGACCTCGTGAACCGGATGGAGAAGGGCGAGTTCGACCTCGTCGCCATCGGCCGCGCCCTGCTGGCCAACCCGGATTGGCCGCACCTCGTCGAGGCCGGCCGCTTCGGCGACCTCAAGGCCTATTCGAAGGACGTGCTCGTCGAACTGGTATAA